The genomic window TTCTGGAGTTTGCACATCGAAATCCGCGAGGCGCACGCCTTCGTTAAGTCCGGGCCGTTTCGCTGGATGCGCCATCCCACGTATTTCTCCATGATCCTGGAAATGCTCGCGGGCGCGCTAGTGATGAACGCACCTCTGGCCTTGCTGGCCAGCCTGCTGATTTTCTTTCCCACCCTCTATTACCGGGTGAAAATGGAAGAGGCGGCCTTGATCGCAAAATTTGGCGCGGGGTATCAGACTTATCGCGAACGGACCCCGGCCATCATTCCCTATAAAATTCCCCAAGCCCAATGAATTCAACTTATCCAACGCGCCGCGTGGTGGTCACCGGCATGGGTGTGGTCAGCGCCAACGGGTGCGACCTCGCGACCTTTTGGCAGAATGTGCGCAACGGCATCAGTGGCGCCAAGCCCATCACTCGTTTTGATACCACCGGCTTTGCGAGCTTAATCGGTGTGGAAATCCAGAATTTTGACGCCAGCGCACTCATCGGCGTTAAGAAGGCGCGCCGCTACGACCTTTCAACCCGCTACGGCGTTTGCGCCGCCATGCTTGCCGCCCGGGATGCGCGGCTGGATATGTCCAAGCTGGATGCCGACCGCGTGGGCGTGGTCGAGGCCTGTTCCTTGGGCGGCATTGAAAGCGTAGTCAACGCGTACCGGGATTGGCTGCAAAAGGGCACCCGCAAAGTCAGCCCGTTTCACCTGATCAACTCGTATTGCGGCGCGGGCAGCGGCGAGATCGCGCTGGAGCTGGGCTGCCAGGGTCATGCGCTGACGTACAGCTCCGGCAGTGCCTCGGGCAACGATGTGGTTGGCTATGCCCTGAACATGATCCAAACGGATGAGGCGGATGTGATGGTCGCGGGCGGTACCGAGGCCCCTTTGCTGCTTCCCC from Verrucomicrobiota bacterium includes these protein-coding regions:
- a CDS encoding isoprenylcysteine carboxylmethyltransferase family protein; the protein is MSFVTIWLPPLAGFAIFLLRVKELGTKRKRVDGPVQEKLTFFLFLSAGTLLLAGSMFEYWYRGEHLRWGTFLPGVLCATASFVLRRKAIAALGEFWSLHIEIREAHAFVKSGPFRWMRHPTYFSMILEMLAGALVMNAPLALLASLLIFFPTLYYRVKMEEAALIAKFGAGYQTYRERTPAIIPYKIPQAQ